The window TAGCGCCGTCGTGGAGTTCGAGAGTGGACCGGTATTGAGCAGAGCCCAAGAGATAGCGCAAGACAACTGGCTTGGCTTTATCCAGCAGATCAGCAGCGAAGACCGAGTTGCCCAGAGACTTACTCATCTTCTGGCCGCCCACGGAAACCAGTCCGTTGTGCAGCCAGTACTGAGCGAAACCATCTCCGGCTGCAGCAGATTGTGCGAGCTCGTTTTCGTGGTGAGGGAAGCGCAGGTCGAGGCCACCTCCGTGAATATCAAAGGACGTGCCCAAGTACTTCGTCGACATGGCCGAGCACTCGATGTGCCAACCGGGACGCCCCACTCCCCAAGGGGACTTCCAGGAAGCCGACTCAGGGTCGCCTGCCTTGTGACCCTTCCACAGAGCAAAGTCTTGAGGAGCCTTCTTGCCACGTGGATCTGCATCTGCGGCAGCTTCCATTTCGGCAGGCTTCTGGTTGGTAAGTTCACCATAGTTAGACCACGAGGCAGTGTCGAAGTAGACGTCACCTGAGTTGTCTGCAGCAGGGTAAGCGTGGCCGCGCTCGATGAGGCGCTCAATGATCGCGATCATCTCAGGGATACTTGCGGTGGCACGAGGTTCGTATGTAGGGCGCTGAATGCCGAGCAGGTCATAGGCGGCAGTGAACTCTGCCTCCATGCGATAGGCCAGTGCCCACCACTCTTCAACGCCGCCAGCCTTGGCATTGTCGAGAACCTTGTCGTCGATATCCGTGACGTTGCGCACCAAAGTGACCTGGTAGCCCTCGTGGGTTAGCCAGCGGCGCAGCTGGTCATAGACCAGGGCGCTGCGCAGGTGTCCCACATGGGGGCTCGACTGCACGGTGGGTCCGCAGACGTACATTCCCACTCGACCTGGGGTCAG of the Aurantimicrobium photophilum genome contains:
- the cysS gene encoding cysteine--tRNA ligase, producing MSIRLFDSKEQALRDFSPLTPGRVGMYVCGPTVQSSPHVGHLRSALVYDQLRRWLTHEGYQVTLVRNVTDIDDKVLDNAKAGGVEEWWALAYRMEAEFTAAYDLLGIQRPTYEPRATASIPEMIAIIERLIERGHAYPAADNSGDVYFDTASWSNYGELTNQKPAEMEAAADADPRGKKAPQDFALWKGHKAGDPESASWKSPWGVGRPGWHIECSAMSTKYLGTSFDIHGGGLDLRFPHHENELAQSAAAGDGFAQYWLHNGLVSVGGQKMSKSLGNSVFAADLLDKAKPVVLRYLLGSAQYRSTLELHDGAIAEAKASFERIEGFLDRVIRDAGQLASADVPAAFRSAMNDDLNIPAALAVVFELVRSGNSALDSGDVATAASQAAEVVAMLDVLGVNPLDAAWATDSSQGDAALDLLMAELLEARAAARANKDFATADLLRERLAAAGITIEDTPNGAHWSFNGR